gctctgtttctctctcctcgTCGTGGTAGGCCTCCCTCACTCGGGCCTCTTCATCCATCACAACAACATTTCTCATCCCTAATCCCTTGTCTTCCGGCAGTGACGCTGAAACCGCATTTGGCTCCGAGGCACATTTTTCcgaaaatgttttctcttgccGTGTAGCTTTCCAAGAAACCTCCGGGTTTGCCAATTAAAAGAGCAGTAATTCGTCAACACTTGgcagcattccattcattcgaAAGTAAAACTCCCGAGcttgttgaaaataaattatttatttaggtTTTAGTTAGCAAAGATTATGACGCAGTGAGTGGACGGCACTAGTGTGCGTCGTAAACAACATAGATCATCTGTGTCATGTGTACGCCTatctctcgcgcacacacacgcacacacacacacacacactctcacacacttgaGAAGAGCTATATATACACTATGTTTAATGAAATGTTTGCAATCTAAACACGCATAGTGTATTCCCTGTTACGTAGTGTGGTTTGGGTCAGGCCAGCTTCTCCAGTGCGGTGTGTAAGACCCTCAGGTCTTCCTTCATCTGGCCCAGGGTGTGCTGGATCTTCTCTGGCTGGTCCAGGACCTCCACGCTGCAGGTGAACGGGTCGTAGCAGACCGAGAAGGGCCGGTTGATTTTCGCAGAGAACTTCCTGTTGGGACGAGAAAGTGGTCCTTTAAAGGAGCCCTGTTGTGGGCTCACCAGGTGTGTGAAGGTTTTCGGCAACACAAGCTGTTTCCCTCTTACACACtttttgtatgttgtacgtccttgcaccttaaaatagtacttagcatggtgtagcttTGTTGTCTGTGGGGAATGGGTCAACCTaatgattgttagtgcttggcacttgggtCTATgaactgtactgacagcgatatattgttgtttttctttcttcggACAAACTTATTGTAAGGCACTTTGACCAGACTTCTtggtggactgtaccaactacGGTGGGTTGATCTATATCCACCAATAGGGGGCCCTTTAATACATCTTCCCTTTTTCTTACGTGCATGGTCATGCATGCTCTTATAGATTTGGTTGTTTATGACATAAAAATCGTTTATTACGTTTTTGGTAACGATTTCAATCCAAAATGGCCGCCCGCCTCACCTCAGCTTGACCTTGGCATCCTCAAAGCTCTCGGACACAAAGTAGACGGGCTGGTAGGTCTGGTCCTGGTACGGCTGGACAGACGTCTGCTCAGGCTCGAACGGACGGCACTCGGGCTCGTTCGACAGGGCATACTGTAAGACAGGTCCAATCCGACTTTATTGATGGAGCCCATTTCAGACGAACAATAACAACTCAAAGGCGCTGACAATCGTTGTAAAAGGAGAATAACAATAacgataatataatataaagcaTACGGTTAGGCCAAGTAAATATTCCTAGAATCCGTCTCAAGTAGAATAGAGGCGTGCCAAAGTCAGTACATCATATTGATAAGCGTTGAAGTTGCAGcctaaatacaataaataattgGGATACATCGAATGTGTAAACCAGCGATAAAAGCGGACTCGAACATGATGGTAAATAATAGAACATAAAATGTGACCCGAAAAAGCCCTCCAACCCCAATAAATTCACTTAGAAGCTGGTCTGCATTTAAGGATTGTTGACCCTTTTTGAGGACGGGGAGACCAGATGTCTTTCTGATCTATGTTGAAGAACcgaggaggatggaggaaaaATTAATAACTTACAACTAGTTCACCATATGAGGACAGGAGGCCGGCGCCATACGCCTTCAAAGCACCGTTCTGTTTGCAGAGACCGAACTCCAGGGTAAACCAATACAActgttatggggggggggggagaaagccAGATGGTTACACATCATAGTATGCAGTACCGAACTTACATCCCTAGATGGTGACATAAACCCAAAATGTAATGGCCCCCACCAACCGTCCCCTCAGTTAAAGGCGTCATTCCCTGAGGAACCGTTTAATCTTGTTCCTTTTGAAATACGATAGAGTTGCATATGCATGCTGAACGTGAAAATGTCCTTCTACCTCGATTGCCTGCATTtgcaaatcaaagaaaatagAGGCATAGGCAAGCGAATTAGAAAAGCCTCACCGACTGACGTCAGTTGGTGAATTAGTATTCATGGCCTCGCTGACCTTGCCATGCGACGGCCCGAGGGAAGACAGGACTTACTTTGCGACCAAGTGACACAGAGCCCATCTGGGCAGATAGGGGGTCACAGCAAGGTGCTTACATTGCGGAACAAGTTTATGCCTGGGCTATTTGTGGCGATGACAAAAAACAACGTTGCATCTCTTCGCTaagaaagaagagttgaggaagCAATAGTTGGATtggacattcattcattcacgggGCACGGCGGGAGTCGTTGCGACCGGGAGTTGCGGGAGTGCCGGGCCGCGGTCAcgttgcccgggccgcggtcACGGtgcccgggagagagagagggagaagggtaCTCCCGTGACTCCCGCCGTGCCccgtgaatgaatgagtgaatgtccAATCCAACCGTTccttcctcaactcttctttcttggccaaGAGATGCAACGTTGATTTGTTGCCTCTGccatctgtgtctctgtctccttctccctctctcattctccctgtttctctctccttctccctctatctcgttttctctccctcccttaatctctctctctctctctctctctctctctctctctctctctctctctctctctctctctctctctctctctctctctctctccttctccctctctctctctctctctccccgtgtttctctctccttctccctctctctctgagtctctctggaAGTGGAATGGGTTTCATTACTGTGATGACCTGTtctgttagccaatcagaggcgagaCATTTGCAAATCATGAATATGCATGAGTAAGAACCAAAATCCTGTCGTTCCTCCCCGCCCACCTCGTCTGCCACACTAGAACAGGGTGAAACAgcatttttttttcaccaaaacTGACACACAGGCCATTCATTACTACTAGTGACCAGCgctaaatgaatgaaaaaaaaattgttcaaATTTGTGCAATATTTTAATTCCTCATTGCTATAAAAATGATATTCAGATGGAGGGtatatacattattttattatcgATTAACGAGTGTTTAGTGATGGTCACACGGCTAAACTCTTACCGTTGAAAGTTTTTCAATGTCCTCATCGGAAGCTCCAAGCGAAGCTAGTCCAATCTCCTAGAGAGCAGATCAACATGATGAGGTTCCACTCAAACTCAACCCGACCCGACTGCACCACATGTACACATCAATATCAAAACTCTAACCATGGTCACTGCACAAATGCCTCAAACGGTGGAACAAAGTAGAAAGATTACCTGTGAAAACTCTGCAAATTCCTTATCAGCCAGCATGGGAACGTGACCCAGAAGCTCATGGCAACAATCTCTGtcgaataaaaagaaaaacgagGAGATCAGCGATGCGCTACAAACGCTGGAAGGATCAGGGCACCGTCACCACGATACCGGGCGCAGACCGGGCGGCGGGCGGCTGGGTTGGGGGACAGGGTCTGGATGAGTCGTGGGGACTCACGGCTCGGGGGAGTGCATGGGCGTTGAGGCGTGGCGGATGTACTGGGTGCACTGGAACACTCGGAACGCCAGGCTGGCCAGGAAGTCCCGGGCGGAGAGCAGCCCCACGGCCGGACGCAGCTGGAAGCCCGTCTTCTCTGCGAGACGGTCGGGGGAGAACGAGTCCCGGTAAGCATATATGTGACATGATCATTTGAACGTTATTGCTGGGTTGTTGTAGTTCAGTCGTTGAGTTAGGCTTTGTTTTTGGCACTTTCTTTGAACTGGAAAGGTGTTAGTGTTAGCGAGCGTTTGTGTTGTGGAGCAGCCGTGAATATGCACCATGCTTTGTCCTTTTCTCAGAATTACCTCGAACTAAAAGTCAATACACAATGCGTCACTCAGTTCCTAGCGACTGAACCGTTTCACACAGGCTTCCTGTTCACAGATATCTGGTGCAGGCTCATGAGTTGATGGAGGATTTGGAGGAAAATCTGCCAGAAATACTTCAGCAGTGCTACAGCGATACAACGGCGAATAATATTTGTAAAACGCTCGATTTTCTCACGCGTTGTGAATGTGTTGTTCAGCGCACACCTGCACAGTCTCACAGATGTTTTCCTCCCTCTTTTAGTCTttcactcactccccccctcccacaccccctccctccctccacacttactccctctctccctcactcactacctctctccctccctccctcctctctccctcccttcctccatcacctctccctctccccctctctctctccctcccagtctGTCCTCACCTTTGAGAAACGCCGAGACTTCCCGGAGCTGTGGGATACGGTCGTCTCCGTAGCCACACTCCCGCTCTAACTGCTGCAGCGCGTCCAGGAACTGTCGGCAGGCCATGCTGGGGTAGATGCTGCGCAGCGTGCTGTA
The nucleotide sequence above comes from Gadus chalcogrammus isolate NIFS_2021 chromosome 4, NIFS_Gcha_1.0, whole genome shotgun sequence. Encoded proteins:
- the th2 gene encoding tyrosine hydroxylase 2, with product MKTDNAVQSVPFGGRRQSLIEDARKERTGGAGGPPSPGPHGDHQGFETKDERVVLNVVVAFSNEKNSGFFKTGKIFETFEAKLLHVESRPARKGKNSPGPGDLEFFIRCEVHGADLDVFINSLRKVADDIRTFPEEKVPWFPRKIKELDRCKLLITKFDPDVDKEHPGFSDPEYRKRRALLSDLAFSYKQGDPLPTVEYTTEEVATWREVYSTLRSIYPSMACRQFLDALQQLERECGYGDDRIPQLREVSAFLKEKTGFQLRPAVGLLSARDFLASLAFRVFQCTQYIRHASTPMHSPEPDCCHELLGHVPMLADKEFAEFSQEIGLASLGASDEDIEKLSTLYWFTLEFGLCKQNGALKAYGAGLLSSYGELVYALSNEPECRPFEPEQTSVQPYQDQTYQPVYFVSESFEDAKVKLRKFSAKINRPFSVCYDPFTCSVEVLDQPEKIQHTLGQMKEDLRVLHTALEKLA